Proteins encoded together in one Triticum dicoccoides isolate Atlit2015 ecotype Zavitan chromosome 7B, WEW_v2.0, whole genome shotgun sequence window:
- the LOC119337168 gene encoding nuclear nucleic acid-binding protein C1D-like encodes MDSAASVAGAPPAVPPAVLCAAEEALAATESVGDHLAEMLAAAAEDPDAVAELPPLQRARAFLAVAHAATSLFSVRLRCSGINPDEHPIKKEFERLSLWQEKLNRLNEWDKAPLRPSTTVNTQAAARFIGRSLSHLTDDQKRGMQAISKGEGAGWSGRKRKSQPLPERKSVRAAAEEFLAKASQELMGYNGSGVKGPVRTVFDEDED; translated from the exons ATGGACAGTGCCGCCTCCGTCGCGGGAGCGCCCCCGGCGGTGCCGCCTGCGGTGCTGTGCGCCGCCGAGGAGGCCCTGGCGGCCACCGAGTCCGTGGGGGACCACCTCGCCGAGATGCTCGCCGCGGCGGCCGAggaccccgacgccgtcgccgagcTCCCGCCCCTGCAACGGGCGCGCGCTTTCCTCGCCGTAGCTCACGCCGCGACCTCCCTCTTCTCAG TGCGGCTGCGGTGTTCGGGGATAAATCCGGACGAGCACCCTATCAAGAAGGAGTTC GAGAGATTAAGCCTGTGGCAGGAGAAGTTAAATCGATTGAACGAATGGGACAAGG CACCACTGCGACCTTCCACCACCGTGAACACGCAAGCAGCTGCAAGGTTCATTGGTCGTTCGTTGTCCCATTTGACTGATG ACCAGAAGAGGGGCATGCAGGCAATCAGTAAAGGGGAAGGGGCGGGCTGGTCTGGGAGGAAGAGGAAGTCACAGCCACTGCCAGAGAGGAAGTCTGTTCGTGCTGCCGCGGAAGAGTTCCTCGCGAAGGCTTCTCAGGAGCTCATGGGGTATAATGGTAGCGGGGTGAAGGGCCCTGTTAGAACTGTTTTTGATGAAGACGAGGACTAG
- the LOC119337167 gene encoding WRKY transcription factor WRKY51-like has protein sequence MQQDAGGSGGGDGNSMHLLLSILADGEEQARRLLRELPPADDEGQLLGRGPAAQCCRGVAEQLLCTFRKAIAVAKAIEAAGGDSPRSADEGAGAGRDAAQAQERQGQGVCKRRKGLPRWTEKFRIPDDANLEYTPDDGFSWRKYGQKDILGAKFPRGYYRCTYRNAQGCAATRQVQRSDADLAVFDVTYQGAHTCLQAQRRAAAPSPPPPPSAAHDVQRSPPALQDPEMQLLENFRNGLKVETDGLPPLPFHGDGTTAFSFAYAAAGAAGYSPAGSGGQQLLQGGGCFAPASFSSPAATTSAGPGYLAHCTRGAHESPELAEVVSAATASDPAGFDYSMYLHQHDLDAHLPFQFDPMFGHPSSSHGQHGDA, from the exons ATGCAGCAGGACGCTGGAGGAAGTGGAGGAGGGGACGGCAATAGCATGCATCTGCTCCTGAGCATCCTGGCCGACGGCGAGGAGCAGGCGAGGCGGCTCCTCCGCGAGCTGCCGCCGGCCGACGACGAGGGGCAGCTGCTCGGGCGGGGACCGGCGGCCCAGTGCTGCCGGGGCGTGGCGGAGCAGCTGCTGTGCACGTTCAGGAAGGCCATCGCCGTCGCTAAGGCCATCGAGGCGGCCGGCGGGGACTCGCCGCGGTCAGCCGACGAGGGCGCCGGCGCCGGCAGGGACGCGGCGCAGGCGCAGGAGCGCCAAGGTCAAGGCGTCTGCAAGAGAAG GAAGGGCTTGCCAAGATGGACCGAAAAGTTCCGTATACCCGATGACGCGAATTTGGAGTACACGCCGGACGACGGATTCAGCTGGAGGAAGTACGGCCAGAAGGACATCCTCGGCGCCAAATTCCCAAG GGGCTACTACAGGTGCACGTACCGCAACGCGCAGGGGTGCGCCGCCACGAGGCAGGTGCAGCGCTCCGACGCCGACCTCGCCGTGTTCGACGTCACGTACCAGGGCGCGCACACCTGCCTCCAGGCGcagcgccgcgccgccgcgccttcccctcctcctcctccttccgccgCGCACGACGTCCAACGGTCACCACCGGCGTTGCAGGACCCGGAGATGCAGCTGCTCGAGAATTTCAGGAACGGACTCAAGGTGGAGACCGACGGGCTGCCGCCGCTGCCCTTCCATGGCGACGGCACCACAGCCTTCTCGTTCGCCTACGCCGCCGCAGGAGCAGCGGGCTACTCGCCGGCGGGGAGCGGCGGCCAGCAGCTGCTGCAGGGAGGGGGCTGCTTCGCCCCGGCGTCTTTCTCGTCGCCGGCCGCAACGACGTCGGCCGGACCGGGCTACTTGGCGCACTGCACGCGCGGGGCGCACGAGTCGCCGGAGCTCGCCGAGGTCGTGTCGGCGGCGACCGCCTCGGACCCCGCCGGCTTCGACTACTCGATGTACCTGCACCAGCACGACCTGGACGCGCACCTGCCGTTCCAGTTCGACCCCATGTTCGGCCACCCTTCCAGCTCCCATGGCCAACACGGAGACGCGTGA